One window of the Colletotrichum lupini chromosome 9, complete sequence genome contains the following:
- a CDS encoding cercosporin toxin biosynthesis protein has translation MTDTKTKDSFLATDAPFCFTVAQNGETFFEHIGHPENSRAALKVIKGVVPWLNRTTRPALLNDYPWHENPKARVVDVGCGPGDSGFDIMRNNPELHWTFQDLQPAIESLKTNLPEDIAQKAAEGKVKCVIQDYFEENAAEGDIWYLRGVLREYDDEDAVKILTNVANSMKRTLGSRMVINEIWNSTPFIVSNQNTAPSTLTPHQQSRLPDLANLMTWNTLFFFGGKERSVPELELILRKAGLKISRFFQFRTITTMVECSLA, from the exons ATGACAGATACCAAGACCAAAGACTCTTTTCTGGCCACAGATGCTCCATTCTGTTTCACAGTAGCACAGAATGGCGAAACTTTCTTCGAGCACATTGGTCATCCCGAGAACTCTAGGGCTGCGCTTAAGGTGATCAAGGGTGTTGTACCATGGCTCAAC AGGACAACTAGGCCAGCGCTTCTCAATGACTACCCCTGGCATGAGAACCCCAAAGCTCGAGTTGTGGATGTCGGGTGCGGTCCAGGTGACAGCGGATTTGACATAATGAGGAACAATCCGGAGCTTCATTGGACTTTCCAGGACCTTCAGCCGGCCATCGAGAGCTTGAAGACC AACCTGCCCGAGGATATTGCACAAAAGGCTGCGGAAGGAAAAGTCAAATGTGTCATACAGGACTACTTCGAAGAGAACGCAGCAGAGGGTGACATATGGTACCTCAGAGGAGTTCT GCGCGAGTATGATGATGAAGACGCTGTCAAGATACTTACCAACGTTGCGAACTCCATGAAAAGAACTCTGGGCTCACGGATGGTGATTAACGAGATATGGAACTCGACTCCGTTCATTGTCAGTAATCAGAATACGGCCCCGTCTACTCTGACACCTCATCAACAGTCAAGGCTTCCGGACCTTGCCAACTTGATGACATGGAATACTCTGTTCTTCTTCGGCGGCAAGGAAAGATCGGTGCCAGAGCTCGAGTTGATTCTTCGAAAAGCAGGTCTGAAAATCAGCCGGTTCTTCCAATTTCGCACGATCACTACCATGGTAGAGTGCTCACTAGCGTAG
- a CDS encoding 2OG-Fe(II)oxygenase translates to MNELLIQPSGIFWQDDYITAEHEEKLVHIFRNELSWPDRSGRLSLHYGYTFDYKTFGVDPNVPFSPFPDWLEPLIPTREGRPPDQVCLQHYPPGAGIPPHVDTHSAYDQLYALSLGSPVMMQFALPPDDGEEGRMVEVDLTPRSMLQMSGDSRLHWKHGIRKRKTDTLPDGTVRKREDRWSITYRWIREPAICGCGNAKLCDTAQRELGIEKEYRWKKGDEDIVAGEEEKIEAKAS, encoded by the coding sequence ATGAACGAACTTTTGATTCAGCCCTCGGGCATCTTCTGGCAAGACGATTATATTACAGCCGAGCATGAGGAAAAGTTAGTACACATCTTTCGCAACGAGCTATCATGGCCAGACCGATCTGGGCGACTGTCTCTCCACTACGGCTACACCTTCGACTACAAAACATTCGGCGTGGATCCCAACGTTCCCTTCAGCCCTTTCCCAGACTGGCTGGAGCCGTTGATTCCTACACGCGAAGGCAGACCACCGGACCAAGTTTGCCTGCAACACTACCCACCCGGCGCCGGCATCCCGCCCCATGTCGATACTCATTCCGCATATGATCAGCTATATGCGCTATCTCTAGGATCGCCCGTCATGATGCAATTCGCCTTGCCACCAGACGATGGCGAGGAAGGAAGGATGGTGGAAGTAGATCTTACCCCGAGGAGCATGTTGCAGATGTCGGGAGACTCAAGACTGCATTGGAAGCACGGAATCAGGAAACGGAAGACGGACACGTTGCCTGATGGAACGGTGCGGAAGAGAGAAGATCGGTGGAGTATCACGTATCGGTGGATCAGGGAGCCGGCCATATGCGGCTGTGGGAACGCAAAACTCTGCGACACTGCGCAAAGAGAACTAGGCATTGAGAAGGAGTATCGTTGGAAGAAAGGCGACGAGGATATCGTAGCGGGCGAGGAAGAGAAGATAGAAGCCAAGGCTTCTTGA
- a CDS encoding thiazole biosynthetic enzyme produces MAPPAAISPVRDYAVPVMANKSKPSTPVPTTAANASTKVEDMFGKWDSFKFAPIRESQVSRAMTRRYFSDLDTYAESDVVIVGAGSCGLSTAYVLAKARPDLKIAIVEAGVAPGGGAWLGGQLFSAMVMRKPAEVFLDEVGVPYEDEGDFVVVKHAALFTSTVMSKVLQFSNVKLFNATTVEDLITRKNEDGSLRVAGVVTNWTLVSMHHDDQSCMDPNTINAPLVVSTTGHDGPFGAFCVKRLVSMKQIEQLGGMRGLDMQSAEDAIVKGTREIVPGLIVGGMELSEVDGANRMGPTFGAMALSGVKAAEEALAIIDARKKQNEL; encoded by the exons ATGGCTCCTCCCGCTGCGATCTCCCCCGTCCGCGACTACGCCGTCCCCGTGATGGCCAATAAGTCCAAGCCCTCTACCCCCGTCCCCACCACCGCTGCCAACGCTTCTACCAAGGTGGAAGACATGTTCGGCAAGTGGGACTCCTTCAAGTTCGCCCCCATCCGCGAGTCCCAGGTCTCGCGCGCCATGACGCGCCGCTACTTCTCCGACCTCGACACCTACGCCGAATCCgacgtcgtcatcgtcggcgCCGGGTCCTGCGGTCTCTCCACGGCCTACGTCCTCGCCAAAGCCCGCCCGGACCTCAAGATCGCCATCGTCGAGGCCGGCGTCGCGCCCGGTGGTGGTGCGTGGCTTGGAGGGCAGCTGTTCTCCGCCATGGTCATGCGCAAGCCCGCCGAAGTCTTCCTGGACGAGGTCGGTGTTCCGTACGAGGATGAGGGAGACTTTGTCGTGGTGAAGCACGCTGCGCTGTTCACGTCCACCGTCATGAGCAAGGTGTTGCAGTTCTCCAACGTGAAGCTGTTCAATGCCACCACGGTCGAGGATCTGATTACTCGCAAGAACGAGGATGGCAGCCTGCGGGTCGCGGGTGTGGTTACCAACTGGACGCTCGTCTCCATGCACCACGACGACCAGTCTTGTATGGACCCCAACACCATCAACGCGCCGCTCGTGGTGTCGACTACCGGCCACGACGGCCCATTTGGCGCGTTCTGCGTCAAGAGGCTTGTGAGCATGAAGCAGATTGAGCAGCTTGGCGGCATGCGCGGGCTGGACATGCAGAGTGCTGAGGACGCGATCGTCAAGGGGACGAGGGAGATTGTGCCGGGGTTGATTGTGGGCGGGATGGAGTTGAGTGAGGTTGATGGTGCCAACCGTATGG GTCCGACCTTCGGTGCCATGGCTCTCTCTGGAGTCAAGGCTGCCGAGGAGGCTCTTGCCATCATTGATGCCCGCAAGAAGCAGAACGAGCTCTAG